The Pseudomonas iranensis genome includes a window with the following:
- a CDS encoding ANTAR domain-containing response regulator produces MLRILLINDTAKKVGRLKAALTEAGFEVIDESGLTIDLPARVETVRPDVILIDTESPSRDVMEQVVLVSRDQPRPIVMFTDEHDPGVMRQAIKSGVSAYIVEGIHAQRLQPILDVAMARFESDQALRAQLQARDQQLAERKRIELAKGLLMKMKDCNEEEAYTLMRRQAMSRQQKLIQVAEQIIAMSELLG; encoded by the coding sequence ATGTTGCGCATTCTGCTGATCAACGACACCGCAAAAAAAGTCGGACGCCTGAAAGCGGCGCTGACCGAGGCCGGCTTCGAGGTAATCGACGAGTCCGGCCTGACCATCGACCTGCCGGCGCGCGTCGAAACGGTGCGCCCGGACGTGATCCTGATCGATACCGAGTCACCGAGCCGCGATGTCATGGAGCAAGTGGTGCTGGTCAGCCGCGACCAGCCCCGGCCGATCGTGATGTTTACCGACGAACATGACCCGGGGGTGATGCGTCAGGCGATCAAGTCCGGGGTCAGTGCCTACATCGTCGAGGGCATTCACGCACAACGGTTACAGCCGATTCTCGACGTGGCGATGGCGCGCTTCGAGAGTGACCAGGCTTTGCGCGCGCAACTGCAGGCCCGTGACCAGCAACTGGCCGAGCGCAAGCGCATTGAACTGGCCAAGGGTTTATTGATGAAGATGAAGGATTGCAACGAGGAAGAGGCCTATACGCTGATGCGCCGCCAGGCCATGAGCCGCCAGCAGAAGCTGATCCAGGTGGCGGAGCAGATCATTGCCATGAGCGAGTTGCTGGGCTGA
- a CDS encoding CmpA/NrtA family ABC transporter substrate-binding protein, with amino-acid sequence MNETSLGPLAWVNGSDAPEKSAIDLGFMALSDCASVVVAATQGFAQPYGLTLNLKRQASWANLRDKLVSGELDAAHSLYGLIYAVHLGIGGVAPTDMAVLMGLNQNGQSLNLSHGLQQAGVNSPEALDRYVHQSRAKLTFAQTFPTGTHAMWLYYWLASQGIHPLQDVDSVVVPPPQMVAHLQAGRIDGFCVGEPWAASAVQQDLGFTLATSQSIWPDHPEKVLGCTREFVEQYPNTARALVMAILEASRFIEESPENRRSTAQLLSAAEYLDTPAACIEPRFMGDYADGLGNRWQDPHALRFHGDGEVNLPYLSDGMWFMTQFRRWGLLREDPDYLAVARQVQRLDLYREAASAVGVASSCADLRSSQLLDGKVWDGSDPAGYARSFKLHALNDDAPLLARR; translated from the coding sequence ATGAACGAAACGTCCTTGGGGCCTCTGGCCTGGGTCAATGGCAGCGATGCGCCGGAAAAGAGCGCGATCGATCTAGGCTTCATGGCGCTGAGCGACTGCGCCTCGGTGGTGGTCGCCGCCACCCAGGGCTTCGCCCAGCCCTACGGCCTGACCCTGAACCTCAAGCGGCAGGCGTCATGGGCCAACTTGCGCGACAAACTGGTCAGCGGCGAACTGGATGCCGCGCACAGCCTGTACGGGCTGATTTATGCGGTGCACCTGGGCATCGGCGGCGTCGCGCCGACCGACATGGCGGTGCTGATGGGCCTGAACCAGAATGGCCAGAGCCTGAATCTGTCCCATGGCTTGCAACAGGCTGGCGTGAACAGTCCTGAAGCGCTCGATCGGTATGTGCACCAAAGCCGCGCAAAACTGACCTTCGCCCAGACCTTTCCCACCGGCACCCACGCGATGTGGCTTTATTACTGGCTGGCGAGCCAGGGCATTCATCCGTTGCAGGACGTCGACAGTGTGGTGGTGCCGCCGCCGCAAATGGTTGCGCACCTGCAAGCCGGGCGCATCGACGGCTTTTGCGTCGGCGAACCGTGGGCGGCGAGCGCCGTGCAGCAGGATCTCGGCTTCACCCTGGCGACCAGCCAGAGCATCTGGCCCGACCACCCGGAAAAAGTCCTCGGCTGCACCCGCGAATTCGTTGAGCAATATCCCAACACCGCGCGGGCGCTGGTCATGGCCATTCTTGAGGCCAGCCGCTTCATCGAAGAAAGCCCGGAAAACCGCCGCAGCACTGCGCAATTGCTCAGCGCCGCCGAATACCTCGACACCCCCGCCGCGTGCATCGAGCCGCGTTTTATGGGTGACTACGCCGATGGCCTCGGTAATCGCTGGCAGGATCCGCATGCGCTGCGTTTTCATGGCGATGGCGAGGTCAATCTGCCCTACCTTTCCGACGGCATGTGGTTCATGACCCAGTTCCGTCGCTGGGGTCTGTTGCGCGAGGATCCGGATTATCTGGCCGTCGCCCGCCAGGTTCAGCGCCTGGATCTGTATCGCGAGGCAGCGAGCGCTGTTGGCGTCGCGTCTTCCTGCGCAGACCTGCGCAGCAGCCAGTTGCTCGATGGCAAGGTCTGGGACGGCAGCGATCCGGCGGGCTATGCGCGCAGTTTCAAGCTGCACGCGTTGAACGACGATGCACCCCTTCTCGCCCGCCGCTGA
- a CDS encoding quinone-dependent dihydroorotate dehydrogenase, which yields MYTLARQLLFKLSPETSHDLSLDLIGAGGRLGLNGLLCKAPAKMPVTVMGLEFPNPVGLAAGLDKNGAAIDGFAQLGFGFVEIGTVTPRPQPGNPKPRIFRLPEAEAIINRMGFNNLGVDNLLARVAAAKYQGVLGINIGKNFDTPVERAVDDYLICLDKVYAHASYVTVNVSSPNTPGLRSLQFGDSLKQLLADLATRRAELALRHGKHVPLAIKIAPDMTDEETAQVAQALIETGMDAVIATNTTLSRVGVEGMEHGDEAGGLSGAPVREKSTHTVKVLAGELAGRLPIIAAGGITEGKHAAEKITAGASLVQIYSGFIYKGPALIRESVDAIAALR from the coding sequence ATGTACACCCTGGCCCGTCAGCTGTTGTTCAAACTTTCCCCGGAAACCTCCCACGATCTGTCGCTGGATCTGATCGGCGCGGGTGGACGTTTGGGCCTCAACGGCTTGCTGTGCAAGGCGCCGGCGAAAATGCCGGTGACCGTCATGGGGCTGGAGTTCCCGAACCCGGTGGGGCTGGCGGCAGGCCTGGACAAGAACGGCGCGGCTATCGATGGCTTTGCGCAACTGGGTTTCGGTTTTGTCGAAATCGGCACCGTGACCCCGCGTCCGCAGCCGGGTAACCCGAAACCACGGATCTTCCGCCTGCCGGAAGCCGAGGCGATCATCAACCGCATGGGCTTCAACAACCTCGGTGTGGATAACCTGCTGGCGCGGGTCGCTGCGGCAAAATACCAGGGCGTGCTGGGCATCAACATCGGCAAGAACTTCGACACTCCCGTCGAGCGTGCGGTCGACGATTACCTGATCTGCCTGGACAAGGTCTACGCCCACGCCAGCTACGTCACCGTCAACGTCAGCTCGCCAAACACCCCGGGCCTGCGCAGCCTGCAGTTCGGTGACTCGCTCAAGCAATTGCTCGCTGATCTGGCCACCCGTCGCGCCGAACTGGCCCTGCGTCACGGCAAGCATGTGCCGCTGGCGATCAAGATCGCGCCGGACATGACCGACGAAGAGACTGCGCAGGTTGCCCAGGCATTGATCGAAACCGGCATGGACGCGGTCATCGCCACCAATACGACTTTGAGCCGTGTCGGCGTCGAAGGCATGGAGCACGGCGACGAGGCGGGCGGTCTGTCCGGCGCGCCGGTGCGTGAGAAGAGCACCCATACCGTGAAAGTGCTGGCGGGCGAATTGGCCGGGCGTTTGCCGATCATTGCTGCGGGCGGGATTACCGAAGGCAAGCACGCGGCGGAGAAGATCACTGCCGGTGCAAGCCTGGTGCAGATCTATTCGGGCTTCATCTACAAAGGCCCGGCGCTGATTCGTGAATCGGTAGACGCCATCGCCGCGTTGCGCTGA
- the rmf gene encoding ribosome modulation factor, whose product MRRLKRDPLERAFLRGYQYGVGGKSRELCPFTLPSVRQAWINGWREGRGDNWDGMTGTAGIHRLNELHAVG is encoded by the coding sequence ATGAGAAGACTTAAGCGTGATCCGTTGGAAAGAGCATTTTTGCGCGGATATCAATATGGCGTTGGTGGCAAATCCCGTGAGCTTTGCCCATTTACTCTACCGTCGGTACGTCAAGCCTGGATCAACGGCTGGCGAGAAGGACGCGGCGACAACTGGGACGGTATGACCGGCACTGCGGGAATCCACAGACTCAACGAACTTCACGCCGTCGGCTGA
- the rlmKL gene encoding bifunctional 23S rRNA (guanine(2069)-N(7))-methyltransferase RlmK/23S rRNA (guanine(2445)-N(2))-methyltransferase RlmL: MSDRFELFLTCPKGLEGLLIEEAVGLGLEEAREHTSAVRGMATMETAYRLCLWSRLANRVLLVLKRFPMKDAEDLYHGVLDIDWQDHMLSDGTLAVEFSGHGSGIDNTHFGALKVKDAIVDKLRTPQGDRPSIDKLNPDLRIHLRLDRGEAILSLDLSGHSLHQRGYRLQQGAAPLKENLAAAILIRSGWPRIAAEGGALADPMCGVGTFLVEAGMIAADMAPNLRREQWGFTAWLGHVPALWKKLHEEAVERAAAGLAKPPLWIRGYEADPRLIQPGRNNVERAGLSEWIKIYQGEVATFEPRPDQNQKGLVICNPPYGERLGDEASLLYLYQNLGERLRQACLNWEAAVFTGAPDLGKRMGIRSHKQYSFWNGALPCKLLLIKVLPDQFVTGERRTPEQRQAEREQAAYDQTPDEPQERKFNKNGNPIKPTPAPAPVIEQPRLSEGGQMFANRLQKNLKAMGKWVKREGIDCYRVYDADMPEYAMAIDLYHDWVHVQEYAAPKSIDPEKASARMFDALAAIPQALNVGKNRVVVKRRERQSGTKQYERQAAQGKFVEVNEGGVKLLVNLTDYLDTGLFLDHRPMRMRIQKEAAGKRFLNLFCYTATASVHAAKGGARSTTSVDLSKTYLDWARRNLSLNGFSDKNRLEQGDVMAWLESSRDEYDLIFIDPPTFSNSKRMEGIFDVQRDQVQLIDLAMARLAPGGVLYFSNNFRKFQLEENLAERYAVEEISAQTIDPDFARNTKIHRAWKITAR; encoded by the coding sequence ATGTCCGATCGTTTCGAACTCTTCCTCACTTGCCCCAAAGGCCTTGAAGGCCTGCTCATCGAGGAAGCCGTCGGGCTTGGCCTTGAAGAAGCGCGCGAGCACACCTCCGCCGTGCGTGGCATGGCGACCATGGAAACCGCCTATCGCCTGTGCCTCTGGTCGCGTCTGGCCAACCGTGTGTTGCTGGTGCTCAAGCGTTTCCCGATGAAGGACGCCGAAGACCTCTACCACGGCGTGCTCGACATCGACTGGCAGGATCACATGCTCAGCGACGGCACCCTGGCCGTTGAATTCAGCGGCCACGGCTCGGGCATCGACAACACCCATTTCGGCGCGCTGAAAGTCAAAGACGCCATCGTCGACAAACTGCGCACGCCGCAGGGCGATCGTCCATCCATCGACAAACTCAACCCGGACCTGCGCATTCACCTGCGTCTGGATCGCGGCGAAGCGATTCTGTCCCTCGACCTCTCCGGCCACAGCCTGCACCAGCGCGGCTATCGCTTGCAGCAGGGCGCGGCGCCGCTGAAGGAAAACCTCGCGGCGGCAATCCTCATTCGTTCCGGCTGGCCGCGTATTGCTGCCGAAGGCGGCGCGCTGGCTGACCCGATGTGCGGTGTCGGTACGTTCCTCGTCGAAGCCGGGATGATTGCCGCCGACATGGCGCCGAACCTGCGTCGCGAGCAGTGGGGCTTTACCGCGTGGCTCGGTCACGTGCCGGCACTGTGGAAAAAACTCCATGAAGAAGCCGTCGAGCGTGCCGCCGCCGGTCTGGCCAAACCGCCGCTGTGGATTCGCGGTTACGAAGCCGATCCACGATTGATTCAGCCAGGCCGCAACAACGTTGAACGCGCCGGCCTCAGCGAGTGGATCAAGATCTACCAGGGCGAAGTGGCGACCTTCGAGCCGCGCCCGGATCAGAACCAGAAAGGTCTGGTGATCTGCAACCCGCCGTACGGCGAGCGTCTCGGTGACGAAGCCAGCCTGCTGTATCTCTATCAGAACCTCGGCGAGCGTCTGCGTCAGGCCTGCCTGAACTGGGAAGCGGCTGTGTTCACCGGCGCCCCGGATCTGGGCAAGCGCATGGGTATCCGCAGCCACAAACAGTATTCGTTCTGGAACGGCGCGCTGCCGTGCAAACTGCTGCTGATCAAGGTTCTGCCCGATCAGTTCGTCACTGGCGAACGTCGCACTCCGGAACAGCGTCAGGCCGAGCGCGAGCAAGCGGCTTACGATCAGACCCCGGACGAGCCGCAAGAGCGCAAGTTCAACAAGAACGGCAACCCGATCAAGCCGACGCCAGCCCCGGCGCCAGTGATTGAACAGCCGCGCTTGAGTGAAGGCGGGCAGATGTTTGCCAATCGCTTGCAGAAAAATCTCAAGGCGATGGGCAAGTGGGTCAAGCGCGAAGGCATCGATTGCTACCGCGTCTATGATGCCGACATGCCGGAATACGCGATGGCCATCGACCTGTACCACGACTGGGTGCACGTTCAGGAATACGCCGCGCCGAAATCCATCGACCCGGAAAAAGCCTCGGCGCGCATGTTCGATGCGCTGGCGGCCATTCCACAAGCGTTGAACGTCGGCAAGAACCGCGTGGTGGTCAAGCGCCGCGAGCGGCAGAGCGGCACCAAGCAGTACGAGCGTCAGGCTGCGCAGGGCAAGTTCGTCGAGGTCAATGAAGGTGGCGTGAAGTTGCTGGTCAACCTCACCGACTACCTCGACACCGGCCTGTTCCTCGATCACCGGCCGATGCGCATGCGCATTCAGAAAGAGGCGGCCGGCAAACGCTTCCTCAATCTGTTCTGCTACACCGCGACCGCCAGCGTGCACGCGGCCAAGGGCGGCGCGCGCAGCACCACCAGCGTCGACCTGTCGAAAACCTATCTGGACTGGGCGCGGCGCAACCTGTCGCTGAACGGCTTCTCGGACAAGAACCGTCTGGAGCAGGGCGATGTGATGGCGTGGCTGGAAAGCAGCCGTGACGAATACGACCTGATCTTCATCGACCCGCCGACGTTCTCCAACTCCAAGCGCATGGAAGGCATCTTCGATGTGCAGCGCGATCAGGTGCAGTTGATCGATCTAGCGATGGCGCGGCTGGCACCGGGTGGCGTGCTGTATTTCTCCAACAACTTCCGCAAGTTCCAGTTGGAGGAAAACCTCGCCGAGCGTTATGCGGTCGAGGAAATCAGTGCGCAGACCATTGATCCGGATTTCGCCCGCAATACCAAGATCCACCGCGCCTGGAAAATCACGGCTCGTTGA
- a CDS encoding sensor domain-containing diguanylate cyclase has product MPLHPVRPKILGFISEDVSAWLVALLVLLAGGILTGLLAWGTFNQFQQQSRQRFQLLANERYSRIAERFQDQEQRLDSLRRFFANSESVSRAEFDGYSRPLLLRTQAYTYAPRVSGAERTAFEQQVRDEGLSEFTIRELDAKGELQLAAPREEYVPVLYTQTQSRLAPPLGYDLLVQPLRRETLQRADQLGSMAVSQPMHLVGIEPSYARGVLLLAPVSRAGESRPFGYVMAVISMRQLLADGLPDALHDYLSVRILDLSTQDQHEALFESSNEAVPGDLAATRLLRMADHDYQVDILPSYAFMQANHSSVGSVIILGGLLSALLSALLYVLVSQRQRAVRLVEVRTQELHEREQELRGTHGQLRGVLNAATQVAIIATDLRGVINTFNPGAEQMLGYSSAEVVGRMTLENLHLPRELAARSAELSARYGKSIPTCHAMLVEGGEVGGHEAREWTLVRSDGSHLPVNMLATPVLDEQGLWVGHLAICIDITERKRVHEVLAARDTLLKKLSAHVPGGIYQFKMEFDGRFSVIYASDGIREIYELEPDVLLLDSEAIFSRIHPQDAIRVRSSIRESAENLSPWREEYRVQLPERGLRWVRGEATPEELPGGGVLWHGYISDISDLKRVEEELRALSITDSLTGIHNRRYFQERLTTEMARVERGGGELSVIMLDIDHFKRINDQFGHAVGDRVLQAVCERIGHRLRRTDVFCRLGGEEFMVLCPDIDGEHAYMLAMELWEGLRSAPVDVVGLVTASFGIASWRPGEGADALLLRADSGVYAAKQNGRDRVEREMS; this is encoded by the coding sequence ATGCCGTTACACCCCGTGCGCCCGAAAATCCTCGGTTTCATCAGTGAAGACGTCTCAGCCTGGCTGGTCGCTTTGCTGGTGTTGCTTGCCGGCGGGATTCTCACCGGGCTGCTCGCATGGGGCACCTTCAACCAGTTTCAGCAACAATCGCGTCAGCGCTTTCAACTGCTGGCCAACGAACGCTACAGCCGCATCGCCGAACGTTTTCAGGACCAGGAGCAACGTCTCGATAGTCTGCGGCGGTTCTTCGCCAACTCCGAATCAGTGTCCCGCGCCGAATTCGACGGGTACTCCCGACCCTTATTGCTGCGCACCCAAGCCTATACCTACGCGCCGCGAGTCAGCGGTGCCGAACGGACCGCGTTCGAACAGCAGGTGCGTGATGAGGGCCTGAGCGAGTTCACCATTCGCGAACTGGACGCCAAGGGCGAGCTGCAACTGGCGGCGCCGCGCGAGGAATACGTGCCGGTGCTCTACACGCAAACCCAAAGCCGACTGGCGCCACCGCTGGGCTACGACTTGCTCGTCCAACCCTTGCGCCGCGAAACCCTGCAACGCGCCGACCAGCTCGGCAGCATGGCGGTGTCGCAACCGATGCATCTGGTCGGGATCGAGCCGTCGTATGCGCGTGGCGTGTTGCTGCTGGCGCCGGTCAGTCGCGCCGGAGAATCACGGCCATTCGGCTATGTGATGGCGGTGATCAGCATGCGTCAGTTGCTCGCCGACGGACTGCCCGATGCCCTGCACGATTATCTGTCGGTGCGCATTCTCGACCTGTCGACCCAGGATCAGCACGAGGCGCTGTTCGAATCGAGCAACGAAGCGGTGCCCGGCGATCTGGCGGCGACGCGTTTGCTGCGCATGGCCGATCACGACTATCAGGTCGATATCCTGCCAAGCTACGCCTTCATGCAGGCCAACCATTCGTCGGTGGGCAGCGTGATCATTCTTGGCGGCCTGCTCAGCGCACTGCTCAGCGCCTTGCTTTACGTGCTGGTCAGCCAGCGCCAGCGCGCGGTGCGCCTGGTCGAGGTGCGCACCCAGGAGTTGCACGAGCGCGAGCAGGAATTGCGCGGCACCCACGGTCAACTGCGCGGCGTTCTGAATGCCGCCACTCAGGTCGCGATCATTGCCACCGACCTGCGCGGGGTGATCAACACCTTCAACCCCGGCGCCGAGCAAATGCTCGGCTACAGCAGCGCCGAAGTCGTTGGGCGCATGACCCTGGAGAACCTGCATTTGCCACGGGAACTGGCGGCGCGTTCGGCCGAGTTGAGTGCGCGCTACGGCAAAAGCATTCCGACTTGCCACGCGATGCTGGTCGAGGGCGGCGAGGTCGGCGGCCACGAGGCACGCGAATGGACCCTGGTGCGCAGCGACGGCAGTCATCTGCCGGTGAACATGCTCGCCACCCCGGTGCTTGACGAGCAAGGCCTGTGGGTCGGTCATCTGGCGATCTGCATCGACATCACCGAACGCAAGCGCGTGCACGAGGTGCTGGCAGCACGCGACACATTGCTGAAGAAGCTCAGCGCCCATGTTCCCGGTGGCATCTACCAATTCAAGATGGAATTCGACGGACGCTTCAGCGTGATCTACGCCAGCGATGGCATCCGCGAGATCTACGAGCTGGAGCCGGATGTGCTGCTGCTCGACTCCGAGGCGATCTTCAGTCGTATCCACCCGCAGGATGCGATTCGCGTGCGCAGCTCGATCCGCGAATCGGCGGAAAACCTCAGTCCGTGGCGTGAGGAGTATCGAGTGCAACTGCCCGAGCGCGGTCTGCGCTGGGTGCGCGGCGAGGCGACACCGGAAGAGCTGCCGGGCGGCGGAGTGCTGTGGCACGGTTATATCTCGGATATCTCCGATCTCAAGCGCGTGGAAGAAGAATTGCGCGCGTTGTCGATCACCGATTCGCTGACCGGCATTCACAACCGCCGCTATTTCCAGGAACGCCTGACCACCGAAATGGCCCGGGTCGAGCGTGGCGGCGGTGAGCTGTCGGTGATCATGCTCGACATCGACCACTTCAAACGCATCAACGATCAGTTCGGCCACGCCGTCGGCGACCGCGTGCTGCAGGCAGTCTGCGAGCGGATCGGCCATCGCCTGCGCCGCACCGACGTGTTCTGCCGTTTGGGCGGTGAAGAGTTCATGGTGCTGTGCCCGGACATCGACGGCGAACACGCCTACATGCTGGCGATGGAGTTGTGGGAAGGTTTGCGCAGCGCGCCGGTGGACGTGGTCGGCTTGGTCACCGCGAGTTTCGGCATCGCCAGCTGGCGCCCGGGGGAGGGCGCAGATGCGCTGTTGCTGCGCGCTGATTCAGGGGTTTATGCAGCGAAGCAGAATGGCCGGGATCGGGTTGAGCGGGAGATGAGCTGA
- the dacB gene encoding D-alanyl-D-alanine carboxypeptidase/D-alanyl-D-alanine endopeptidase has protein sequence MIKSLRPLFLAGLLLPLALPVSAATINTSLTPNVEKALKASKLQPTALSLVMVPLDGPGTPTVFNADVSVNPASTMKLVTTYAALEMLGPNHQWKTEFYTDGDLNGGILNGNLYLKGGGDPKLNMEKLWLLMRDLRANGVTQITGDLILDRNFFVQPQLPEFNDDGNDDNKPFLVKPDSLLVNLKALRFVARNDGGRVLISVEPPIASIRIENTVKALPSKQCTGGVRYNPVPQADGSVTVTVGGQLGEGCSSQTYLSLLDHATYTAGAVRAIWKELGGSIQGKDRLAPTPSGAKLLARAYSPDLAEIIRDINKYSNNTMAQQLFLSLGQRFRNDADGDDARAAQRVVRQWLAKKGITAPHLVMENGSGLSRAERVSAREMANMLQAAWHSPYAAEYISSLPIAGTDGTMRKRLKTTAMRGEAHVKTGTLNTVRAIAGFSRDVNGNTWAVVAILNDKAPFGASSVLDQVLLDLYKQPKLPQTASVL, from the coding sequence ATGATCAAATCGTTGCGTCCACTGTTTCTCGCCGGCCTTCTTCTGCCTCTGGCCCTGCCTGTCTCCGCTGCCACCATCAACACTTCCCTCACCCCGAACGTCGAAAAAGCCCTCAAGGCCAGCAAGTTGCAGCCCACTGCGCTGTCGCTGGTGATGGTGCCGCTCGACGGTCCGGGCACGCCGACCGTGTTCAACGCCGACGTCTCGGTCAATCCGGCCTCGACAATGAAACTGGTCACCACTTACGCGGCGCTGGAAATGCTCGGCCCCAACCATCAGTGGAAAACCGAGTTCTACACCGACGGCGACCTGAACGGCGGCATTCTCAACGGCAATCTCTACCTCAAGGGTGGCGGTGACCCGAAGCTGAACATGGAGAAACTCTGGCTGTTGATGCGTGACTTGCGCGCCAACGGCGTGACCCAGATCACCGGCGATTTGATCCTCGACCGCAACTTCTTCGTGCAGCCGCAATTGCCGGAATTCAACGATGACGGCAACGACGACAACAAGCCGTTCCTGGTCAAACCCGACTCATTGCTGGTCAACCTCAAGGCCCTGCGCTTTGTTGCGCGCAATGACGGTGGCCGCGTACTGATTTCGGTTGAGCCGCCGATTGCCAGCATCCGCATCGAAAACACCGTCAAGGCGCTGCCGTCCAAGCAATGCACCGGCGGCGTGCGCTACAACCCGGTGCCGCAGGCCGATGGCAGCGTGACCGTGACCGTCGGCGGCCAGTTGGGCGAAGGCTGCAGCTCGCAGACTTACCTGTCGCTGCTCGACCATGCGACCTACACCGCCGGCGCCGTAAGGGCGATCTGGAAGGAGCTGGGTGGCAGCATTCAGGGCAAGGATCGTCTGGCACCGACGCCGAGCGGCGCCAAACTGCTCGCCCGCGCGTACTCGCCGGATCTGGCCGAGATCATCCGCGACATCAACAAATACAGTAACAACACCATGGCCCAGCAGCTGTTCCTCAGTCTTGGCCAGCGTTTCCGCAACGATGCCGATGGTGACGACGCCCGGGCTGCGCAGCGCGTGGTGCGGCAGTGGCTGGCGAAGAAAGGCATCACCGCGCCGCATCTGGTGATGGAAAACGGCTCTGGTCTGTCGCGGGCCGAGCGGGTCAGCGCACGTGAGATGGCCAACATGCTGCAAGCCGCCTGGCACAGTCCGTACGCCGCCGAGTACATCAGCTCGCTGCCGATTGCCGGCACCGACGGCACCATGCGCAAACGTCTGAAAACCACGGCGATGCGCGGCGAAGCCCACGTCAAGACCGGTACCCTGAACACCGTGCGCGCGATCGCCGGTTTCAGCCGTGATGTGAATGGCAATACCTGGGCGGTAGTGGCGATCCTCAACGACAAGGCCCCGTTCGGCGCCTCCTCGGTGCTCGATCAGGTGCTGCTGGATCTGTACAAACAGCCGAAACTGCCGCAGACCGCTTCGGTGCTGTAG
- a CDS encoding YggL family protein, whose product MATNRSQRLRKKLCVDEFQELGFELNLDFKEDLSEEAIDAFLEAFIKEAMEANGLGYVGGDDFGLVCLQKRGSVNEEQRAAVEAWLKNRSELTKYEVSPLLDVWYPEKPINAAK is encoded by the coding sequence ATGGCGACTAACCGTTCCCAGCGTCTGCGCAAAAAACTGTGCGTTGATGAATTTCAAGAGCTGGGTTTCGAACTGAACCTGGACTTCAAAGAAGACTTGTCCGAAGAAGCCATTGACGCTTTCCTCGAAGCATTCATCAAAGAAGCCATGGAAGCCAACGGTCTGGGTTATGTTGGCGGCGACGACTTCGGTCTGGTGTGCCTGCAGAAGCGTGGCTCGGTCAACGAAGAGCAGCGCGCTGCCGTTGAAGCCTGGCTGAAAAACCGCTCCGAGCTGACCAAGTACGAAGTCAGCCCGCTGCTGGACGTGTGGTATCCGGAAAAGCCGATCAACGCGGCCAAGTGA
- a CDS encoding benzoate/H(+) symporter BenE family transporter, which yields MTDATHARLRPLADTSPSAIVAGFIAMMTGYTSSLVLMFQAGQAAGLSSGQISSWIWAISIGMAVCSIGLSLRYRTPITIAWSTPGAALLITSLGGVSYGEAIGAYITCAVLVTICGLTGSFERLVKKIPASLAAALLAGILFKIGSEIFVAAQHRTGLVLGMFFTYLLVKRLSPRYAVLAALLIGTALSGFMGLLDFSGFHLEVATPVWTTPHFSLAATISIGIPLFVVAMTSQNMPGIAVLRADGYNVPASPLITTTGIASLLLAPFGSHGINLAAISAAICTGPHAHEDRNKRYTAAVWCGVFYGIAGVFGATLAALFAALPKELVLSIAALALFGSIINGLSIAMNEVKEREAALITFMVTASGLTLFSIGSAFWGIVAGVLTLVILNWRRA from the coding sequence ATGACCGACGCCACCCACGCCCGCTTGCGCCCTCTGGCCGACACTTCGCCTTCCGCCATCGTCGCCGGCTTCATCGCGATGATGACCGGTTACACCAGTTCGCTGGTGCTGATGTTCCAGGCCGGGCAAGCGGCCGGCCTGAGCAGCGGGCAGATTTCCTCGTGGATCTGGGCGATTTCGATCGGCATGGCGGTGTGTTCGATCGGTCTGTCGCTGCGCTATCGCACACCGATCACCATCGCCTGGTCGACCCCTGGCGCGGCGTTGCTGATCACCAGCCTGGGCGGCGTCAGTTACGGCGAGGCGATCGGCGCCTACATCACGTGCGCGGTACTGGTAACGATCTGCGGCCTGACCGGCAGCTTCGAACGGCTGGTGAAAAAGATCCCGGCCTCTTTGGCGGCAGCTCTGCTGGCAGGGATCCTCTTCAAGATCGGCAGCGAAATCTTCGTCGCCGCGCAACACCGCACCGGCCTCGTGTTGGGGATGTTCTTCACTTACCTGTTGGTCAAACGCCTGTCTCCACGCTATGCCGTTCTCGCGGCGCTGCTGATCGGCACCGCGTTGTCGGGCTTCATGGGGCTGCTTGATTTCAGCGGTTTTCACTTGGAAGTGGCCACCCCGGTCTGGACCACGCCGCACTTCTCCCTGGCCGCGACCATCAGCATCGGCATTCCGCTGTTCGTGGTGGCGATGACCTCGCAGAACATGCCCGGCATCGCCGTGCTGCGCGCCGATGGCTATAACGTCCCGGCCTCGCCACTGATCACCACCACCGGCATCGCCTCGCTGCTGCTGGCGCCGTTCGGCTCCCACGGCATCAACCTCGCGGCGATCAGCGCGGCGATCTGCACCGGCCCGCATGCCCATGAAGATCGCAACAAGCGCTACACCGCAGCGGTCTGGTGCGGGGTGTTCTACGGGATTGCCGGGGTCTTCGGCGCGACGTTGGCGGCATTGTTTGCGGCGTTGCCGAAAGAACTGGTGCTGTCGATTGCCGCGCTGGCGCTGTTCGGCTCGATCATCAATGGCTTGAGCATCGCCATGAACGAGGTGAAGGAACGGGAAGCGGCGTTGATCACTTTCATGGTCACGGCGTCGGGTTTGACGCTGTTTTCCATTGGTTCGGCGTTTTGGGGGATTGTGGCGGGGGTTTTGACGCTGGTGATTTTGAATTGGCGCAGAGCTTAA